A single genomic interval of Flavobacterium sp. N2820 harbors:
- a CDS encoding helix-turn-helix domain-containing protein — protein MILYIKYMVSLRCKIMVKEELKKIGLHHVIVDLGVVEILEDITPEQFDLLKTNLGKSGLELLDDKKAILIEKIKDVIIEMVHYTDELPKVNYSDYISEKLQQDYTYLSNIFSDVKGITIQQYIINHKIERVKELLLYDEMNLSEIAYLLNYSSVAHLSSQFKKVTGLSPSYFKQLKKRKKSKLRENLEDV, from the coding sequence ATGATACTCTATATTAAATATATGGTTAGTCTTCGCTGTAAAATAATGGTCAAGGAAGAACTAAAAAAAATAGGGTTGCATCACGTAATCGTTGATTTAGGGGTTGTTGAAATTTTAGAAGATATAACTCCTGAACAATTTGATTTATTGAAAACAAATTTAGGCAAGTCTGGTCTTGAATTATTAGACGACAAAAAAGCTATTCTTATTGAAAAAATTAAAGATGTAATTATCGAAATGGTTCATTATACAGATGAATTGCCAAAAGTAAATTATTCAGATTACATCAGCGAAAAACTACAACAAGACTACACGTATTTATCCAACATTTTTTCAGATGTAAAAGGAATTACCATTCAGCAATACATTATCAATCATAAGATTGAACGTGTAAAAGAATTGCTTTTATACGATGAAATGAATTTATCTGAAATAGCATACTTATTAAATTACAGTAGTGTAGCACATTTATCGAGTCAATTTAAAAAAGTTACTGGATTATCTCCATCTTATTTCAAACAATTGAAAAAAAGAAAAAAATCAAAACTTAGAGAAAACTTAGAAGATGTTTAG
- a CDS encoding cupin domain-containing protein, whose translation MKKPSEVVEVEKGKIHIVVELIEYIPNAVVSKTIIKKVTGNVTASSFDAGEELDEKRSPFDTYIQIIDGVAELTIDKKKFKLKLGDGMVIPAHSTHHFNANEQFKMISTVIKSGYED comes from the coding sequence ATGAAAAAGCCAAGCGAAGTTGTTGAAGTTGAAAAAGGAAAAATTCACATTGTTGTTGAGCTAATTGAGTATATCCCAAATGCAGTGGTAAGTAAAACAATTATAAAAAAAGTAACCGGAAATGTTACGGCTTCTTCTTTTGATGCAGGAGAAGAATTAGATGAAAAAAGATCCCCTTTTGATACCTACATTCAAATTATTGATGGAGTAGCTGAGCTAACTATTGATAAAAAGAAATTCAAGTTAAAATTAGGAGATGGTATGGTAATTCCTGCTCATTCCACTCACCATTTTAATGCTAATGAACAATTTAAAATGATATCAACTGTAATTAAAAGTGGTTATGAAGATTAA